The nucleotide window CTCGTCTACTGCGCCATCTCCGGCTTCGGGCAGACCGGGCCGATGAGCCAGGCACCCGCCTACGACCAGATCATCCAGGGCCTGTCCGGGATGATGAGCGTCACCGGCACTCCGGCGACCGCTCCGTTGCGGGTCGGGTTCCCCGTCTGCGACACGGTGGGCGGCCTGGCCGCCGCCCTGCACATCTCCGCCGCACTGGCCGGGCGCGCCCGTACGGGCCAGGGCGCCTACCTGGACGTGTCCATGCTGGAGGCCGCCATCTCCGCGATGGGATGGACGATCTCCAACTACCTCGTGAGCGGGGTCGCGCCCGAGCCCATGGGCGACCAGAACGCGACGGCGGCGCCGTCGGGCACCTTCGACACCGCGGACGGCCCGCTGAACATCGCGGCCAACCGGCAGCGGCAGTTCGAGACGCTCTGCGCCCTCGTCGACCGGCCCGAGCTCGTCACCGACCCGCGCTTCGCCGATCGCGAAGCGCGCAAGCGTCATCGCGGTGAGCTCAACGACGAGCTCAACACCGCGTTGCGCCGCCGGCCGGCGGCGGAATGGGAGCGGATCCTGGCGTCCGCCGGAGTGCCGGCCGCGCGGGTCGCCACCGTGCCCCAGACGCTCGACCTCGACCAGCTGAGCCATCGCGGGTTCCTCACCGACCTGCCGTTTCCCGGCAGCGACGGCCGTACGCTGCGCGTCGCCGGCAGCGGGGTCCTCCACGACGGCGCACCCCTGCCGCCCGTCGCTCCGCCTCCGCTCCTGGGCGAGCAGAACGCCGAACGCGAGGCGCTCGCCGCCCGCTGGGCCGCTACGGCGGAGGACGTCAGGGTGAGGGGGCCGCATGAATGACATCGACCCGACCGGGGCCGTCGCCGGCTGGTGGGCGACCGCCGTCTCCCGCATGGAACCCGGCGTCATCGAGCTGCGCGGGCATCCCGTTCAGGAGCTCATCGGGACGACGAGCCTCACCTCGATGATCTGGCTGATGCTGCGCGGCGAGCTGCCCGGCGCACGGGAGGCGGCGCTGCTCGAGGCGGCCCTCGTCGCCGGCGTCGACCACGGGCCACAGGCGCCCTCGATCGCCATCGCGCGCATGGCGGCCACCTGCGGAGTCGGGCTCAACAGCGCCGTCGCCAGCGCCGTCAACACCCTCGGCGACTCGCACGGCGGGGCCGGCGAGCAGTGTGTCGAGCTGCTCACCGAGATCCTCCAGGCCGAGGCCACCGGCATCGGCCTGGAGACCGCCGTCCGGCAGGTCATCGCGGCCCGGCCGCGCTACCTTCCCGGATTCGGGCACCGGTTCCACCCGGTCGATCCGCGCCGGGACCCGCTGCTGTCCCTGGTGGACTCCGCGGTGGCGGACGGTGTCGTCCCCGGTGACCACCTGCGGGCCGGACGGGCGGTGGAGGACATCCTCAACCGCGGGCGCGCCGAACCCGTGCCCATGAACATCGACGGCGCCACCGCCATCATCTACGCCGAGCTCGGCTTCCCGGCGCCGCTGGCCCGTGGCCTGTTCGTCCTGAGCAGGAGCATCGGCATCCTCGCGCACGCCTGGGAGGAGACCGAGCAGGGACGGCGCAACAAGGGCCCGATCCCCCGCTCGATCCTGCCCGCCCATCTTCCCTGACACGTCCGCGCGGATATCCGGCTCAGCCCGACCGGGGGTCGATATGGTGCCGATGTGAGTGATATCGGGGATTTCCGTGCAATTGACCCGGATGAGTTTGGTAAACCGCCGGTGGACATCGACACATCCGTGCCCAGCCCGGCACGCATGTACGACTACTATCTGGGCGGCAAGGACCATTTCGCCTCCGACCGGAGAGCGGCCGAGGAGATCTACACGCAGATCCCCGACCTGCCCGAAGTCGCGCGCGACAACCGTGCCTTTCTGCGGCGCGCGGTGCGAGCCCTGGCCGACGCGGGGATCCGCCAGTTCATCGACGTGGGCACCGGCCTGCCGACCCAGGGCAGCGTGCACGAGATCGCCCAGGCGATCGACCCGGCGTCGCGGATCGTCTACGTCGACAACGACCCGATCGTCCTGGCCCACGCACGCGCGCTGCTGACCAGCGCTCCCGAGGGTGCCACCGCCTATATCGACGCGGACCTGCGGAAACCCGAGGAGATCTTCGACCATCCGGACGTGCGCGCCCTGATCGACCTCGACCAGCCGGTCGGCCTGCTGATGGTCGCCGTGCTGCACTTCATCACCGACGAGGAGGACCCGCGGCGGTTGCTGTCCCGCTACCGGTCCCGGCTGGCGCCCGGCAGTCACATCGCGCTCGCGCACGCGACCAAGGAGGATCGCCCACCCGAGGCCGTCCAGAAGATGACCGACGTCTACCGGCGGGCATCGGCGCCGTTCAACTTCCGGACCAGGGAGCAGATCCTGTCGTTCTTCGACGGGACCGACCTGGTCGAACCCGGCCTGGTCCACTGCCCGGACTGGCGCCGCGAACCGGGCACGCGACCCTCGCGGTCCGCCGGATGGAACTTCGCCGGTGTCGGCGCACTGCCCGCGACCGCGCTCTAGACCAATGGTGGGGACGGGCGGAAGGTCGTGGTGGACCCGGGGCCTCCTCCTGGCCGGCGCCGCTCTGCTGCATCGTGAGCGCGGATGCTCGTCGACCCTCACGGCCTGCTGCGGCCCGAGCTCGCCGAACGGGTTCACGTGCACAAGGACGAGCTCGCCCTCGTGCTGTCACTGCTGCCGGCGCCGGCACAGTGGTCGCCGCCCTGATCAACCGGCGCCGCGACGACGGCCGCGTACGCCCGGTCGTCTCACCGCGCGGGACGACCTCCCCGTAGGGAGCCGGTACCGCGGTGGCCAGGTGGCGCCGGACCGGGTGCAGGCCGTGGCGGGATAGCGTTGGCGTTCTATGAGCGCAACCCTTGTCGCGAAGGAACTCGCCGCCGGGCACGGCGACCATGCCCTGTTCTCCGGGCTCGACCTGGTCGTCTCCCCCGGCGAGGTCATCGGCCTCGTCGGGGTCAACGGCGCGGGCAAGTCCACTCTGCTGCGCACCCTCGGAGGCCTGCTCGCCCCCGAGGACGGCTCCGTCACGCTCAGTCCCTCGTCGGCGGCCGTCGGCTATCTGCCGCAGGAAACGGAGCGGCGCGACGGTGAGACCGTGCTCGGCTTCCTCTCCAGGCGTACGGGAGTGGCGCGGGCCCAGCGGGAGCTCGACACCGCGACCGAGGGCCTGGTCGGCGGACGTGCCGGCGCCGACGACGAATACTCGGCCGCCCTGGAGCGATGGCTGGCGCTGGGCGGCGCCGACCTGGACGACCGGGCCGGCGAGGTGGCCGCGGAGCTGGGGCTGGCGGTCGCTCTCGACCAGCCGATGACCTCGCTCTCCGGCGGCCAGGCGGCACGCGCGGGGATGGCGTCGCTGCTGCTCAGCCGCTATGACATCTTCCTGCTCGACGAGCCGACCAACAACCTGGACCTCGGCGGGCTGGAGCGGCTGGAGCGGTTCGTCACGGGCCTGCGGGCCGGCACGGTGCTGGTCAGCCATGACCGTGAGTTCCTGGACCGTACGGTCACCCGGGTGGTGGAGCTGGACCTCGCGCAGCAGCAGGTGAACGTCTACGGCGGCGGCTACGCGGGATACCTGGCCGAGCGTGAGGTCGCGCGCCGGCACGCGCGGGCCGAGTACGAGGAGTACGCGGGCCGGGTCGGCTCGCTGGAGGACCGTGCCCGTACTCAGCGGGACTGGGCGGCCAAGGGCGTCAGGAACGCCAGGAAGAAGGCCAGGGGCGCCAACGGGGGCGACAACGACAAGGTCGGCCGGAACTTCCGCGTCGACGCGAGCGAGAAGCAGGCCTCCAAGGTCCGGCAGACCGAACGCGCGATCGAGCGCCTCGACGTGATCGAGGAACCCCGTAAGGAGTGGGAGCTCCGGATGGAGATCGCCGCCGCTCCCCGTGCCGGTGCCCTGGTCGCGACCCTGCGCTCCGCGGTGGTACGGCTCGGAGCCTTCACCCTGGGCCCCGTCGACCTGCAGATCGGCTGGGCCGAGCGGGTGGCGATCACCGGAGCGAACGGAGCCGGCAAGTCGACGCTGCTGGCGGCGTTGCTGGGCCGGACCCCTCTCACCGAGGGCCACGCCTCGCTCGGTCCCGGTGTGGTCGTCGGCGAGGTCGACCAGGCGCGTGCCCTGTTCCTCGGCGAGATGCCGCTGCTGGACGCCTTCGGCGCGGTGGTCCCGGAGCTGCCGCCGGCCGAGATCCGTACCCTGCTGGCGAAGTTCGGCCTCCGTGCCGAGCACGTGACCCGCCCGGCGGCGACGCTGTCCCCCGGCGAGCGCACCCGTGCGGCCCTCGCCCTGCTCCAGGCGCGTGGCGTGAACCTGCTCGTCCTGGACGAGCCCACCAACCACCTGGACCTTCCGGCGATCGAACAGCTGGAGTCCGCGCTCGACTCTTATCCCGGCACTCTGCTGCTGGTGACCCACGACCGCCGCATGATCGACGCGGTGCACACCACCCGCCGTCTGCGGGTCACCGACGGCCGCGTCACCGAGACGGACCCGGGCTGACGGACTCGCCGGTGGCCGCACGGCGTCCGCCGGCACAACCGGCCGTACGGGCGTACCGGCGCGGCCACCGGCCGGTCGCTCAGCTCGCGGCCACGAGACGCTGGCGCTGCCGGCCGAGACCGTCGATCTCCAGCTCCATGACGTCGCCCGCGGTGAGATAGGGAAAACGTCCGGAGAGTGCGACGCCCTCGGGGGTTCCGGTCAGGATGACGTCTCCCGGTTCGAGCACGAGGTACCGGGACAGGTCGAAGACGATCTGCGCGACCGAGAAGATCATGTCCCCGGTGGTGGAGTCCTGGCGAGGCTCGCCGTTGACCCAGGAGCGGAGCCCGAGCCCGTGTGGGTCCACCTCGTCGGCCGGGATCAGCGCCGGTCCCAGCGGGCAGAACGTCGCGCACGACTTGCCCTTGGACCACTGGCCGCCGGACAGGTCCATCTGCAACCTCCGTTCGGAGACGTCGTTGCCCACCGTGTAGCCGGCGACGTGTCCGAGGGCCTCCTCGGCGGAGCCGAGATACTGGGCGCGGCGGCCGATGACGGCGGCCAGTTCCACCTCCCAGTCCGTCGTGGTGCCGCCCCGTGGGATGGTCACCGGGTCGTCGGGGCCGACGACGGTGTTGGGGTGCTTGAAGAACACGATTGGCTGTTCGGGCGGGGCGTTCCCGGACTCGGCGGCGTGGGCCGCGTAGTTCTGGCCGATGCAGATGACGGCCGCGGGCCGCGCGATCGGCGGGCCCGTACGCAGCGCCTCGGCGCCGTCCAGCAGCGGCAGCCCGCCCTCGCGCAGGGCGGCTCGGGTGCGTTCGACGCCGCCGGCGGCGAGAAAGGCGCCGTCGATCTCCGTGGTGACCGGCGACAGGTCGTGGACGGCTCCCTCATGCCGTACGGCGGGCCGTTCCTGTCCCGCCGGGCCGAGACGAAGTAGTTCCATGATTCACGTTCCTCGTGGTCGGGGTCGATCGCGTCGCGCCGTGTCGTGTCGTGTCATGTCGTGTCGGTGAGGACATCGGTAGTCGACATTCGGCTCAAAGCGTGCCAGAGACCGTTTCCAGGCCACGACCAGGGCCGGCCGGTCCCGACCACCACGACTTTTCATACTTTGGTATTGCCGGGTGCCGACCCCTCGGCCGATGCGGTCGCGGATGGGGCAGGGAAGCCTCTGCGCCATGAAGAAACCCGAGAATGGCCGGCTGGCGTGGCCGGTGGTCGTGCTGGTCGCCGTCGCGCTGGCCGGCGCCGTATCGACGGCAGCGGCCGGTGCGATGACCGGTGGCCGGACCGGTCAGGACCCACACGGCGATCCGGCCGGGCAGCGGCGGTTCGCGAAGTTCTACGGGCAGGCGGTGACCTGGACCTCCTGTGACATTGAGGCGATCCCGCTGCAGTGCGCGCGGGTGCGGGTGCCGGTGGACTGGTCCCGGCCGGACGGGCCGGTGGTGTCATTGGCGGTGAGCCGGCACCTGGCCACCGGGAGCCGTCGCGGTTCCCTCCTGCTGGATCCGGGCGGTCCCGGGGCCTCCGGAGTCGACTTCGTGCCCCAGGCCGTGGGCGGGATCGGCGCGGACCTCGTCGCCGCCTATGACCTGGTCGGCTGGGATCCGCGCGGCTCGGGCAGGTCGCACCCGCTGACGTGCCCAGCCGGTGCGGACGCCGCGTTCGCCTCGGCCGACGGCTCACCGGACACCCTGCGCGAACGCCGGGCGTACGAGACGGCGGCAGCCGGCTGGGCGCGGGCGTGCATGCGTGCCTCTGGGCCGCTGTTCGCGCATGTGGACTCTCTCAGCACCGCACGCGACATGGACGTGCTGCGGGCCGTCCTGAAGGAAGACAGGCTGGACTACGCCGGATACTCGTACGGGACCGTGCTCGGCTACCACTACGCCGACCTGTTCCCGTACCGGGTGGGGCGGATGGTCCTCGACAGCGCCGGGGACCCCACGCTCGACTACCGGGCGTGGATGCGGGGCAACACCTCCGCCAAGGAGGACGCCCTGAACGGTTATCTGCGGTCGTGTGACGACCGCGCCGGGTGCCCGTTTCACGGCATGACCGCGGCCCGGGCACGCGACTGGCTGCTCGCGCTGCTCAAGCAGGCCGACACCACGCCGCTGCCGGTCACCGGCGGCGGCACCGTCACCCAGTCGATGCTCTACGACGCCGTGTACGGCCAGCTCATCCAGCCCCACACGTGGGCGCGGCTCGACCAGGTGCTGGCCGCGCTGCGGCACGGGGATGCCGGGCCGGCGTTGGAGGCCTCCGGCGAGAAGGACACCGACCCACCCATCACGATCGCCAACGCCGCGCCGCTCTGCCTGGACCTGCCGGACCACCGGGACGCGCGCCAGGTCATGGCCGACGCGCGACGCGGTGAGCGGCGGCAGCCCGTGTTCTCGCGGCCGACGATCGCCGGCACCAACACCGTCTGCGCACGCTGGCCGGTGCCGCCGGTGGTACGGCCGCATCCGGTCGGGGCGTACGGCGCCGCGCCGATCCTCGTGGTCGGCATCACGCACGACACGGCCGGTCCGTACGCCTGGGCCCGGTCACTCTCCCGGCAGCTGACCAGCGGGCGGCTACTGACCTACGACGGGTACGGCCACGGTGCCGTCATCGCGAGCGCCTGCGCCCGGACGGCGGAGGGCCGGTATCTGATCGGCGGAGTGCTGCCCGCGCCCGGTACGGTCTGCCGTACCTGAGCGGACCGGCCCGAGGCGGGTCATGGTGTGTCCGGGCCTCAGGCCGGCTCGGAGTCGTGCACGATGAGCGCGACCTCGACCCGGTTGCCGACGCCGAGCTTGCTCAGCACGCTCGAGACATGGGTCTTGACCGTGGCCGTGCTGAGGAACAGCTCGGCACTGATCTCGGCGTTCGACCTGCCACGGCCGACGGCGTACGCGACGTCACGTTCGCGGTCGCTGAGCCGGGCGAGCGCCTCCCGTGCACGTGACCGGCGCTCGGCCCGGGCGGGATCGCTGATCTGGGCGAGCAGCCGCCGGGTGACCGCCGGGGACAGCATGGCGTCTCCGCCGGCCACGGTCTCGATCGCACGGAACAGCTCATCGGGCGCGCAGTCCTTGAGCAGGAAGCCGGCGGCTCCGGCCCGAAGCGCCCGCATGACGTACTCGTCCGCGTCGAAGGTGGTGAGGATGATGATCCTCGGCGCCGCGGCCCGGACACAGAGCCGCTCCGTCGCGGCGAGGCCGTCCATCCCCGGCATCCTGATGTCCATCAGCACGATGTCGGGGTGATACCGGTCCACCGCCGCGATGACCTGGGCGCCGTCGCCGGCGGTGGCCACCACCGACGTGCCGTCGTTGGCGGACAGCATGGTGGTGAGGGCCGAGCGGACGAACGCGTCGTCGTCGGCGACGAGCACACGCACCGGCCGGTCCGTGGACACCATTCCTACTCCCGAAGAGGCAGCCAGGCGGCGAGCCGGAACTCGTCTTTCGCGGTCCATCCGTACTCCAGCCGTCCGCCGACGAGCCTAGCCCGTTCGGACAGGCCTACGAGCCCTTGGCCGGCGCCTGGAATCGGCGAGGCCAGGTCCGCGCGAGCCGTCCCGCGCGGATTGCGGACCTCGACGTCCAGGCCGGTACCGAGCGACGCCCTGACCGTGACCGCGGCGCCCGGTGCGTGCTTGCGCGCGTTCGTCAGTCCCTCCTGCACCACGCGATAGGCCGTCCGGCCGACGTGTGCCGGAACATCGCCGTACGCGTCGCCGGGGTCCTCATGCAGTGACACGGCCATGCCCGCCCGTACGGACTCCTCGACGAGCCGGCGCAGGTCGGCCAGCGTGGGCTGCGGGACCAGGGGCGAGGTCTCGTTCTCCCCCGCCCGGAGTACCCCGATCACCCCGCGCAGGTCCTCCAGTGCCTGGTGTGCGCTGGTACGGATCAGCGCGGCGGACTCGGCGACGGCGTCGTCCTGCCGCCGGCTGACCTGCAATGCGCCGGCCTGCAGGCTGATCAGCGAGATCCGGTGGGCCAGGACGTCATGCATCTCCCGTGCGATACGGGCGCGCTCGCCGCTCCGCGCCTGCTCGATCCGCAACCGCTGCTCGGCCTCGGCCTTGTCGGCCCGCTCCCGCAGGGACGCGACCAGCTGGCGCCGCGCCCGGATGTACAGCCCCCAGGCGATGACGATCACGAGCAGAAGCGCCGAATTGACGGCGCCGTTTCCGTCGCCGCGCTCCGAAGAGATCTTCAACGTGAACCGGGGAACGGAGAGCTCGTCGACATAGCGCGTCACCGTGGCGGCCACCAGGACGAGGGCGACCGCGATGAGCGGGCGTACGGGTCTGCGGCTGGCGACGGTGCCCAGACAGACCAGTGCCGGGACCTGTGCCGCCGGAGTGAGACAGGTGAGCACGCCCAGCACGACGGCGATCGGAACGGGCCACCGACGCCGCCACCACAGCGCCAGGCAGGCGGCCGCCGCGGCGGCGGTGTCGGCGACCTCGGCCAGGGAGGACGTCGCCGACCGAAGCTGAGATCCGACCAGACCGACGGCGATCAGCACGCTGACGCCGAACCAGGCGGCGTCGGCGATCCGCCCGCGTGCGCGTCCCAGGACGCGGGCCGAAGTGCGGGCGAAGGTCGCCACGGGCCGCGTGTTCACCTGTCCACCGCCCTGACGCTCACAACTGTCCACCGTAGGCGCCGGCACGGGGCTCCCACCCGAATCCCGGATCATTCCCACGGTCGCGCCGACGGGTACGCCTCATGCGCCGGGGCGTCAGCGCGACAGCTTGCGCTCCCGCTGTCTCTGTTTGCGCTCGAGCCGGCGCCGGGCGCGTTCCAGCCGGGGATCAGGTGCCTCCGCACCGGCGGGACGCCGCTGGACCTGGACACTCCCGCAGAACGCCAGGCCGGTGATCGTGACGCGGGGCGCACCGGGTGTTCCCGGCCCCTCGCCGTGATGGTCGAAGCCGCCGATGATCCCGGTGCCGCCGATGTGGACATCGGCGTCCTCGGGCACCACGACGGTGATGGTGCCGATGATCGCGGTGGCGTGGATGGTCGTCTCGCCGTCGATGAACCGCGCCTGACGGAGGTCGATCTCGCCGTTGCCGATCACCGCCAGCCCGCGGAAGGCGCGCCCCACCATCCACCGGCCCCCGCGCTCGAACCCGGCGATGATCCCGACGTCTCTCGTCGAGGTGGGTGTCGCGCCTGCCTCGCCGGCCGGCCGTGGTGGAGAAACCCTCAGGTCGTGCGTGAGCGTCGTGAGCTCGGCGCCGGTCCTGGCGGCGTAGGCCGCGGCCAGCCGCTCCTCCAGCTCCGGCATCGTGAGCCGGCCCTCCGCGAACGCCGCCCGCAGCGCGACCGTGACGCGCTCGCGGTCGTCATCGGACGCTCGGACGCCGGGTACGGCCGGGCGATTCTCGGGCCCCACGGCCTCGGGCGAGTCTCCCACGCGGCGAGCTTACGGCGCGGGCGCCGCACAGTCACGAGGGCCGTCCGCGCCGCCGGACCGCCGGTCAGACCCTTGTGCACCGGTTCGTCAGCTCACGATCTGGGTGACCTCGCAGCCGGCGAACCGGTCCGGCTGCTCCGGGAGACCCGTGAGGTCGGAGATGCAGTGGTCGGTGCCATCGCCGCCGTCGACGGTGCCGCCGCCCCGGCCGGTGAGCTGGTCACCGCCGCCCAGGCCCTGGAGCACGTCGTGGCCGCCCACGGCCGTGAGGGTGTTCGGGCCCGCGTTGCCGGTCAGTACGTCGTCCCGGATGGTGCCCTGGAGGTTCTCCACATCCGCGCCGATGGTGTCACGGGACCCCGCGGGGCCGTCCTCCGAGCCGCCGTCGTCGCCCGGCGCGCCGTCCAGATCGGCACGTACGCCGGTCCTGATCGACGTTTCGGAGTAGTCGGCGGTGTCGGACCCGCCGCCGCCCAGCAGCACGTCCGCGCCGAACTCGCCGGTCAGCAGGTCATCCCCCGAGCCGCCGACGAGGCGGTCGTCGCCCGCGCCGCCCATGAGGTGCGCGCCGAGGCTCGTCGTGTTCGTGATGACGTCGTCGCCGTCCAGGCCGCGTACGACGATGGAGAAGTTGGATGAGGCACACCGCGCCTGGTGCGCGGTCACCATCGTGCATCCGGCACCCGCGGTGAAGGTCGCGGTGGTGTCGGTGACCGTGAGGAACCCACTGCCGGCGGCGATGGTGATGTGGTCGTCCACGCCCACCGGCGCGTCGTACTTCAGGACCCCCGCGGCGCGCACGACGCCGGGCTGGCAGTCGCCGTAGCAGGGCTTCGCCGTCGCGGCCGGTACGGACAGCGCGCCCGGCAGGGCCGCCAGCGCCGCCGCACCCCCGGCGACGCGTATCGCGTCGCGCGAGAAACGGTGCTTTCGCCTGTGAACGGACATGGAATCCCCCTCGTCTCGGCAGGGACCCCGGTGCCTCGACCGGCGATCCCGCACTTCCACAGCTGAGGCGTTCCATCCCGTTCCACGCCACCGTCTCGCCCGCGGCGAGCCCTGCGCCGTCATCGGCTACATCGCGGTGAGCAGCTTCCGCATCGCCCGGATCTCGGCGGACTGGGCGGTCACGATGCTGCCCGCCATGGCCCTGGCCTCCGCGTCGGAGCCGCGGGCCTGTTCGGTCCTGGCCATGGTGACGGCGCCGTGGTGATGTTCGATCATCATCCGCAGGAACGCCTCGTCGAACCGCTCGCCGGACAGCGCGCCGAGCCTCTTCATGTCCGCGTCGGACATCATCCCGTCGCCCATGTGCATGCCGCCTGGCGAGGGCATGGGTGTCCCCCATTCCTTCAGCCAGCCGGTCATCGCATGGATCTGCGGGTCCTGGTCCCGCGCGATCCGGGCGGCGAGCCGCCTGACCTTCGAGGAGGACGCCCTTTGGGCCGCCTGCTCGGCCATGGCGACCGCCTGTTGATGGTGCGGAATCATCATCTGCACGAACCTCGCGTCCTGGGCGTTGTGCCCGGCCGTCGCCGCCACGGAACCGGCGCCCCTGGGGTGGCCGGCCGTCGAGTGGCCCGCGTCCTTTTCGTCCACGCCGCCGCAGGCGCCGAGAGCGAGCGCGGCGACCAGCACGGACATCGTTCGTTTCATGCGTGTAGACATTCCGCTCCCACGCTGCGCCGAACCAGGCGGCCTTTCGCGCCGGCGAGGCACCCGGCCATCGGCTCGGTGACCCGGCATGGACCGGGCCCGCGTACGGAGCGCCGGCTACGGCATGCGCCGCAGGGTCAGCAGGGCGATGTCGTCGCGTACCGTCTCACGGCCGACGAGCGCCGCCATCACCGACGCGCAGACCGTGTCGGGCGGCCCGGGTACGACGGACTCACACAGGCGGGCCAGGTTGGTCTCGACCGTGGTATCCCGGCGTTCGATGAGACCGTCGGTGTAGAAGCACAGCACGGAACCCGGGGGGATCGGCACTCTGGTCGACCGGCGTCGCGGGACCTCGTCGACCCCGATCAGGATGCCCTGGTCGATCTCCAGCAGGGTGGCGGCACATCCGGGGGCGGCGAGCACCGGAGGCCAGTGACCGGCCGAGGCGATCCGCGCCGACTCCAGTTCGGGGTCACAGACGGCGTACAGCACAGTGGCCATGATGCCGCCCTCGAAATGCTGCATCTTCCGATCGAGCTTGTCGAGCACCTCTGCCGGATCGTCGAACTCGAGCGCGTAGGCGCGGAGCGCGCTGCGCATGCGACCCATGATCACGGCGGCACGCAGTCCCTGGCCGGCCACATCCCCCATCACCACGCCCAGCTCACCGGACGGAAGCGTGAACACGTCGTACCAGTCTCCGCCGACGATGGCCGTCCCCGGGCTGTACCGGGCGGCCATCTCGATGCCGGGGATCACCGGCAACGCCGCAGGCACCAGGCTGCGCTGGAGCTCCCTGACCGCCGCCCGTTCGGACCCGGCGCGCAGCGAACGCGCGGCCATCGCCGCACGGTCGGCGGCGAGCCGGAGGAACTCCACCTCATCGGGGGTGAACCGGCGGCCGGTGAACGTACCGACGTGAAGCACACCCAGCAGGTCGCCTCCGATCAGCAGCGGCGTACCCAGCAACGAACGTATGCCGCGCTGCACCAGGAGCGGATTGACGACGTCCGCGCTGTCGATGTCCTCGATGATCACCGGACGACGTTCGGCGGCGACCCGCCCGGCGAAGCCCCTGCCCACGGGGACCTGAACGCTCTGGCGGACCTCTTCCTCTATCCCACGGGCGGCGACCGCGACCAGCCGGCGGCCGGAGTCGTCGAGCAGCAGCACGACAGCGGTGTCGACCTGGAGGATCTCGCGGACCCGTTCGAGGAGCTCGCCCAGCAGACCCTCGTCGTCCAGGTGCGAGAGCGCGGCATCAGTGATCGCCTGGATCTGCTGGAGCCTGACCTCGGCGGTAGCCGACAAGTCGGTGGGTGTCGTCACAGACCAAAGCCTACGGCTCGCCCCAGGTCCGAGCTCTCCCCAGCATCGGCGGTCACCGGATACCAGGCGGCCGTCAGCCGGCCGGTGCCTGCCCCCCGGGGTCCCGCCGGGTCGCCGAGACGACGGCGCTGCCGTCACGGACGGCACTGATGGCGGCCTCGACGGTGTCGCACACCGCGACGACCCGGACCAGCTGGGTGATCTGCAGGACGTTGCGAGCCTGGGGCGATGGCGCGGCCATGGCCAGCGAACCATCGTGGGGACGGAGCCGGTGCACCATGCCGACGATGACCCCCAGGCCGATGGAGTCGATGAAGTCCACACCACTCAGGTCGAGCACGAGCCGATGACGGCCTTCGTCGACGAGACGAACCAGCTGGTCGCGGAGTGGTGGCGTGGTCTCCACGTCCATCGGCCCGCTGATCGTCAACACGGCGATGCCGTCGTCGGTGACGGTCGACTCGACGCTGAGATCCATGCATCCTCCAGCGACTAGGTGTTCTGTCCCGTGAGGTTGGGGATGCGGCTGGCGGGTGGTTGGCCTTTCAGTGCGGTGTGTCCGCGGTGGTGGTTGTAGGCGTGCAGCCAGTCGGGGAAGGCTTGGCGTCGTTCGGTCTCTGATCGGTAGGGGCGGGCGTAGGCCCATTCCTCCA belongs to Actinoallomurus bryophytorum and includes:
- a CDS encoding STAS domain-containing protein, with protein sequence MDLSVESTVTDDGIAVLTISGPMDVETTPPLRDQLVRLVDEGRHRLVLDLSGVDFIDSIGLGVIVGMVHRLRPHDGSLAMAAPSPQARNVLQITQLVRVVAVCDTVEAAISAVRDGSAVVSATRRDPGGQAPAG
- a CDS encoding PP2C family protein-serine/threonine phosphatase, whose protein sequence is MTTPTDLSATAEVRLQQIQAITDAALSHLDDEGLLGELLERVREILQVDTAVVLLLDDSGRRLVAVAARGIEEEVRQSVQVPVGRGFAGRVAAERRPVIIEDIDSADVVNPLLVQRGIRSLLGTPLLIGGDLLGVLHVGTFTGRRFTPDEVEFLRLAADRAAMAARSLRAGSERAAVRELQRSLVPAALPVIPGIEMAARYSPGTAIVGGDWYDVFTLPSGELGVVMGDVAGQGLRAAVIMGRMRSALRAYALEFDDPAEVLDKLDRKMQHFEGGIMATVLYAVCDPELESARIASAGHWPPVLAAPGCAATLLEIDQGILIGVDEVPRRRSTRVPIPPGSVLCFYTDGLIERRDTTVETNLARLCESVVPGPPDTVCASVMAALVGRETVRDDIALLTLRRMP